The Acanthopagrus latus isolate v.2019 chromosome 1, fAcaLat1.1, whole genome shotgun sequence genomic interval CAGTAACTTCTCCTCTGGTTTTCAGGCAACGGCTCGAAACCCGTTGTTCTTTTGTGCTGGTTATCAGCGGGAGGAGAGACGAGTCAGGTGGACGCTTCAACCAGGCTGTGAGAGCAGCTTCCTGTGGTTGgcctttttaaaacattcacacaacCTGCACTTGCACATACACATCACTGACCTTGAGAAAATGACAGTCTATGGTTTCTCGCCAAGATTGAGACAAGGGGCGGTTTGTAATGtgtgaaacaggaaaacaaccTTAACGCTTTCAGAAATAACTCCTTACCCATATATGTCCATATAGGAACTTGTGCCGTGTGTCCCAGACAGTATTCAGTGTCTATAGGTGATGTAAAGAACGTCTCATGTGGAGTATTTTTCCCACCACAGCATCATTGAGATGAATTGGTAGTCATGTGTCTGGTAAGTGCATTATGACAGTGTGTTTATCTTCTTTGACAGTAGTCATTCATCCTGTAGCTCTGTTTCAGTCTCCACCAGCTCTTAAGGTAAATATCTGCTCAAAAGTTCAAATTTCTCGGCCATCTTGATTAACCGTCACGTAGTTTTTTCTGCTGTGGAGGTGGTGCGCGGATGGAAACAGATGTGACGACAGCAGGTTTCTGCCAGTTTGTTTCTGGTGGTTTTAACATCCTGTGACTGCAGCTGCAAGTGTACCGAACCTGCGGCTACGAATCCCCGAGTTGGGTTTCATTTACGATTTTATTAGTTGTGTACGTCCAGGTGAGCAGTGTGCGAGTTCTTCAGCCTGTTAAAGCTCTTCCTCGTTCTGAGCGGCGTCAAACTCTTCGCTCTCTATCTTTATACGTTCTTTATTGTGGCGGTTCAAAGTCTGTGGGTCTTGTGACCTTTGGCACAAAAGTTGCACAGACTGGCGCTGACCCGACCGCTGTGCAGCTGCTTTAATTGTCTGTTTGCAAAGTGCGTTGAAACAGACGATCGCAGCTCGTGTTTGAGCCTCTTGGGGGGGGAACGCTGAAATGCAACTACTGCAAAGTTggcacctgttttttttattttttgtgactGATGATGAGCTAACAAACTCCGATTTAGCAGCACGAgccaacatttaaaaacacacatgctaaAAGATCAAAATCTGATTTGATTACATGCCTGTTTCTCACTTGTGATGCAtgtattacccacaatgcaccttgACTGCCAATACTTAAGTTAGACAATGTGTTATGCCCATAACAGCTAACGTCATCCAGTGATGCTATCATCATGCAGAAATGAGGAACCTTCTGCAGAGTGTTCAGTAGTTCTGCAGTGACACTGACTCCGACGACCTCGCTGGGCATCACACACCTCCCGTGTGTGACGGCTGCACGATATCGGGGGGGAAATAGAAGAACCGATGCTGCAATGTTTTAGTTTTCTCATCATACAGTCATACAACACGAAACATGCGGGAAATATTACCAGATAATGGCCGCTGATTTCTTGTGCACGGTGGTCATCACTAGCTGTGTTGTGGCCCAACAGGTATATGAGGAGTTTAACGTTAACAGTGAAAGTTTTCTTATTGATCAGATATGATGGTGTCAAATATTGATAGAAGGCAAAATATTTCAGTGGTATTATATATTAAAAGGGGGTGGAATAAAATAAGTTGATACTTTTTCCCACGCCTCCTTTTCAGATATGTAAAcagaatgtatattttttagtttatgtttactttgttatactttattttcaatttttttatttttacttctctctcttttttccccttatgACTGCCCAATAGGGTaagataattttgtttttgttttttttttacatattcgGAAtaaactatctatctatctaacatGCAGTTTAGATGAATTAGTAAAACTCTGCTGTTGCATTTAAGACGGTTAAATTGAAGGCAAGCTAAAGTGTGATGCCTGGAAGTCGTtgagaacaaacaaatgttgtgttttggcatCTCTGGAAAGAATGTATCGCTCTAGAAGATTTGAGGTTTGAGTTACCTTACTTGACATCGCACGCAGCTATTTGACTATGTGACTCCGACGCTGATGCTCACCTTCATTACATGCTGCAAACTTTAAAGTGGTGAGCAAACACAAGATAGTGACGTAACAGAGGCGCAAAGACGAGTGACGAGTGAAACTGAAGAgttcacaggtgtgtgtgtgtgtgtgtgtgtgtgtgtgtgtgtgtacgcgtcACGGTGCAGGTAGGAAATGGAGCGGCTCTGTGCACATGACTTTGCTCTGAGCGGTCAAAGATCAACTAGCGTTTGATGGATGGCTCACGTCTCTGACAGAAGCATGCGAGGGAAAACCTCCCAGCCCTGAGCGAgtctctcacttcctgtctgcacacCACAGGGTTGAGAATGCCAGCCAGTCACACATTTGCCAGCGCAGACGCACCACAAACGCTTTATTATTAGTGCGAGGCGTTACTACTCTCCTACTCTGACGGTTTGTTCACGTTTTGATGTACAGTCTcctgctacatttttttttccccacctccCTGAAGTGTTCTGTGCTGTTTCCTTAATCGAACCCCTTTCTTGCGGATGTATCTCATCCGTCGTTTCATTCTGAAGCCTCTAAAGATCCCACTCCctccacatttttctgttttggattTGGCGTCTCTCTCCACACACCCTTGGTAGGAGAGTGGGTCACTGAggctccctccctctgcctgtgtgtgtgcgtgtgttgtgcATGTTTGGATTGAGATTGAGTTACATAGCTGGATTGTGTAATTGTGaggtgtgtctctgctgtaggGAGCCACTCTGCTGTTTCCATTGTTGGTGAGAGTTGAACTTGGAGCCGGCGGTGCAGTGCGTGTTGTCGTCGTCGTGCTGCGCTGGCTCCTCGCAGGGAAAATGGAGAATGTGTGAGGGAGTGTTGTTGACTCAAAACGCACCATGAGGCTCGTACAAGTTTACCGTAAATAGAGGATTAAAGCACGTTGTTGTTGGCCACACCGTCTCAGAGCGGAGGCTGGGTTCTTCCCCGAGCCGTGGTTGGTTTTAATTACACTTCCACCACAGTTATAAAGCCTCGCTCGTTCCTGTCGTGGCTTGTCAGCCTGCGCAGGTCATTGGTCTTTGAGCTCAGGAGCAATATGACGGTGAGGatgactgttgctgctgctgctgcagctgtcgATGATCAAGTTTTTCTAGTTTCAGCTTTTCctttctgtgttaaaaaaacttaaaacttgTTTCTATAttaatcaaacagaaacaaaaaccagGAAAAGTCGTCTCTGTCACGCAATGTTTGCTCCGTTTGTGTgtttaagctcagtttgtttaacGATCATCCTCGTGTGTGCTCAGGGCCTTGAGACAGAATATTCTGTAGCAGGTTTATAACGTTGACACAGTTTAATCTGTTTGTTAAGCACCAACATTGTTGTAACTACACACAAATTGGGTCTCAGTgttttgcccaaggacacttcaaaaTTTAAAGTGCGGGAGGCCAGGAATTGGACCACCAACCGTCCACTAGTTATAGAAGTAGTTGGACTGCAGGAGATTGTTATTTACTTAGCTAGGGTGTTTTTGTCGCAGCAGGGAGCTCAGACTTTTATCTTTCACCTACTCAGGTTGAACATGTGTGATTACATCCTCAAATCACGTGACGCACGGTGGAAAAAAACGGGCGGTGCCGCCGTAGGATTGCCCCAAAATGGCTGCAGGAGGAAGCGTTGCTTACATCatcctgttgtttttacaggATGCAGAGAGTTTGGTCCTCTGCCCAGTCGTGTTTTACGTGCGTGATGGTGTCATGTGGCGTATGTTGCAGAAAGATTACAAATGGAAGATTTGGAAGTTTTGTCAGGGATAATCACGACACTGTTATTTGTCATCATGAactaatgtgtcatttttttccacagattgGAGACCAGTGGATCCACAGACCCAAATCTCCAGACGTCGAAGGCGTCCGACTCCAAACTGGATCCCTCCAGTCCTCACCTGTCCAGCTGATGGCATGCAGATCTCCAACCCACCTGAGAGGACGAGTCTGAATGGCGCCCTAGACCTCTGCCTCCCGTCTGAGACTCCGCTCTTCCCTCCGTCTTCCTCAACTCGCCACTGATCCCCACAAATCCGATCCGCCGGACATCTCAACATGGATACGGAGACCGAGGACACGGCGGGATGCTACTACAACCGCACAGTCAAGTTTTTCTACGAGCAGAGCGGCAAGAACATCAGCGACCACTGGCGCAGCCGCGACTATGTGATCGTCACTCTGGGCATGGGTGTGTGCTTCATCGTCATCTTCTCCAACCTTCTGGTCATAGGCGCCATTTTAAAGAACCGACGCTTTCACTTTCCCATCTACTACCTGCTGGGTAACCTGGCTCTGGCGGACCTCTTCTCAGGTACAAGTCTTTGACTTGCTCTCCTCTCAGCTGTACACCGTTTTCACATCTGTATAAGTCGATTTTATTGATGTTAAAgagaagtgtgtgagtgtgtatgttgGGGAAATGGCACAGCAGGGTATCTGGACGCATCTACTGTACACTGACTGAAGCTTTCCATGTGACTGAGGATGTTATGACTCACATTGTAGGCGCCTAAGAGGCCGGCATCTGCTTCTTGCATCTTTTCATCCTGAACGTTCCTGAACTTCAGGCTGgttggtgtgtgtatgtgtcatcaTGGCACAGTGTGTTCACCTCACACCACACCTTTCTGTAGTGAGGATTACCACAGAGGCGGTGTTAAGTACTCTGCCGGGTGTTTGTGCGTCCGTTGGCAGATTTTGTCACATTAATAGCGACACAACCACACGAGCTGCGGTCACAAAAGCGCGTCGTTGGAATCAAAATGTAGCCCGACGTCGAAGCGGGGCGAAGTCTGGCGAGGCTGCTGAAAGTACCACATTTAGTTTAAGTTGTGGATCGCTTTAATCCCAGTTTCAGTCTTTCCCGTCCACTATAACGGCCGACACACACTGAAAGCGATAACTAATGCGCCTCACCTGAACTGGTCATCAGTGCGGGTGTCAGATTCAAAACACCAGCGCCACAAAATCAGCAGTATTTTGGGCAGAAGTTGCTTTTTATTTGTAGTACTCATATTCCTCTACACTGACCTCAGTTGTGCCTGAGGatcccacaacacacacacacacacagatacacacatgcagtgtgtcAAACCATCACAAACATTTCTACTGAATCTGGGAGTTGAGCTTATCTCTACATCATCGTACTGCGTGCTCGGACATGGAGCAGAAACTGGAGAGTTTGTTCCTGTGTTGGTTAATAGGAAGAAAATCTGATCTGCTCCGCTGAAGACATCAGTGTGCAGAATGTTTCTGGTATTAacccctcgctctcctcctcccaggtGTCTCCTACCTCCACTTGATGTTTCATACGGGTCCCTGGACCATTAAGCTGTCTAAGTACCAGTGGTTTGTGCGGCAGGGGCTGATCGACACCAGCCTGACGGCGTCGGTCCTCAACCTGCTGGCGGTGGCCGTGGAGCGCCACCAAACCatcttcaacatgcagctgcaCAGCAAGATGAGCACGCGGCGTGTTTTCATCATCATGCTGTTCATCTGGGTGGTGGCCATCATCATGGGCCTGGTTCCCACCATGGGCTGGCACTGCCTGTGCGACCTGGAGAACTGCTCCACCATGGCGCCGATGTACAGCCGCAGCTACCTGGTGTTCTGGGCAGTTCTCAACCTGCTGACATTCACCATCATGTTGGCCGTCTACACCCGGATCTTCCTCTACGTGAAGCACAAGAGCAAGCAGATGTCGCAGCACACCACCCAGATGAGACACCGGGAGACGGTGTTCAACCTGATGAAGACCGTCTCCATGATCCTGGGTGAGGAACACGTCTGTAAACCgaaaacacactgacacctACTTtatttctaaccctaaccctgtagTCTGCTGCAAGCACAAACAACTGAGCTCGTCCTTCAGCTATTTGAATTCATTAATAACAAAGGAAATCCAGTCAGAGTCGTCCGTCCTGCAGTATTAATCTCCGCCGTTAACAATGACTCAGATGTTGTCAGTtgctcagggaaaaaaaataaaaaatcccttTCGTGTGGGCAATGTCTGGCATCAGAAAACACGGAGCAAAACAGTCACAGCTGTGAGACAAAATGGAAGTAATGACAGAAGTGTTCACTCGtgatcttttaaaaaacagttgtttgGCCCGAAGAAAGTAAGTTATTAAAGGCTCTTCTCACAGCCATCGTAAGCAGATggtctcttattttgaaattcctgAAGAATGTGAAGCAGCTTACTTTCATTTAACGTAACACTGAACCTGTTAAAAAGGTTCTTGAGTTGTACCTTCTGGTTTTGTGTGGTAAAAGCTCCAGTATTGTCCTGTGAACACATCTGACTCGCGACACATTCTTTGAGACGAGCTTGTTTACTGTAGACCGGTTTGACCTGTCTTGGTCTTCTTCCAGCACGAAACGACAACATTTTGGTGTTTGGGGTCGTTAGATAGATGTGTTGTTTAGgatattaaattaattttaattcaaatattgGCGTTTAAATTGTCTGTATgttaaaaatgatcagcagTGCAGTGCTGATGCAGGGTGATTGCTGGGAAGTTAGGTCATCCATgaagttttgtttattatttatattagaGTTTGAGAGACACTTACGTATATTAAGTATTTGTGATTATATAAGCAACAGTCAAACTTGAAGCCAGTAGAAGAAGACGTCTTGGTTTCCCGTCGTAGCGCTTAAAAACTCTCCTCATCTGCCTCGACTGTGCTGTGCAGCGGTGGTTTGATCAGATGTTATAGTACACCTCTGTCGACCTGAAGCCATCTTCATGCAGCCGAGCTCCGACTGCTTCAACCCCACTCGAGACCACAAACCACAGAAAATATCTGATTGAAAATTATTCAGCTCATTTTGCAGATTGTGCAACAGATCcgggcgttttttttttcttttcttggaaAAAGGCTCGACTGAATGAAAACCACAGAACGCAGACAGCCTCGTACGTACACAAGTGTGCACAAGCAAGCTGGCATGCAGGCTCGTGTCTTAGCTTGTCTGTACttgtaaaaacagactttacAGACTTTactccccccacacacacacacacacacacacacacacacacacacacacacacacacagtcaggttCACTCCTTCTCCCACCGATTCCTCCTTGTTTTCTGCTGAACTGGCCGTGCTCCCTCGCTCCACTGCTCTCTTTCCCAGCCTCCCCTTCTTCCTGCTCGCTCCCGTTTTGAACTTTCAATTAAATTCCTTaaagttttcaaaatgttacttGTCTCTCGGTCGCTCAGCAGCCGCGATTCAGCACCTCTGGCAtgtgaggagggtgaggagcgACCTGAGCATGCCCTGACAGGGAGCTGCATAGCTGAGTtactgtgacagaaaacagcctctctCTGCCCGTATGACACcactcagagtgtgtgtgtgtgtgtgtgtgtgtgtgtgtgtgtgtgtgtgtgtgtgtgtgtgtgtaatcttgTCCTTCCATGCATGTGAGGACTAACTTGTGTCTTTGACCCTGATTGTGTGGACATCTATGTGAAGTGGGGACAtctctgctgtttctcctcgtcctctcgTTGCCACATTTTGAGGGTTCGGCTCTGGTTTTAGGGTTTTGAAGTTGACAGTTAAAGGTTACGGCTTAGGGGCTGAGGAATGCAATGCccagtgtgtatatgtgt includes:
- the LOC119018119 gene encoding lysophosphatidic acid receptor 2-like isoform X1 translates to MDTETEDTAGCYYNRTVKFFYEQSGKNISDHWRSRDYVIVTLGMGVCFIVIFSNLLVIGAILKNRRFHFPIYYLLGNLALADLFSGVSYLHLMFHTGPWTIKLSKYQWFVRQGLIDTSLTASVLNLLAVAVERHQTIFNMQLHSKMSTRRVFIIMLFIWVVAIIMGLVPTMGWHCLCDLENCSTMAPMYSRSYLVFWAVLNLLTFTIMLAVYTRIFLYVKHKSKQMSQHTTQMRHRETVFNLMKTVSMILGFFVICWTPGLVVLLLDGLGCEECKVLRYEKYCLVLAECNSFVNPIIYSFRDNDMRRTFKEILCFLCRRGHSKTNNSGVHFNTLEHEVLSESNGPDYSNHKQNNHSAHKGLSEIKPLKNTLRHAARP
- the LOC119018119 gene encoding lysophosphatidic acid receptor 2-like isoform X2; protein product: MDTETEDTAGCYYNRTVKFFYEQSGKNISDHWRSRDYVIVTLGMGVCFIVIFSNLLVIGAILKNRRFHFPIYYLLGNLALADLFSGVSYLHLMFHTGPWTIKLSKYQWFVRQGLIDTSLTASVLNLLAVAVERHQTIFNMQLHSKMSTRRVFIIMLFIWVVAIIMGLVPTMGWHCLCDLENCSTMAPMYSRSYLVFWAVLNLLTFTIMLAVYTRIFLYVKHKSKQMSQHTTQMRHRETVFNLMKTVSMILGFFVICWTPGLVVLLLDGLGCEECKVLRYEKYCLVLAECNSFVNPIIYSFRDNDMRRTFKEILCFLCRRGHSKTNNSGVHFNTLEHENYKSRTAEPLERSNGRPLIHESSEEAPVSS